TGAAGACACCCTGCGCCAGGAGTTGATCGAACGCCTGGGCCAGGTTTGGCCCGAGCTGCGCATCGTGGCCGAGGCGGCCGACGGCCTGACGGCCCTGCGCCTGGTGGCCGCCCACCGGCCCAGCCTGGTGTTCCTGGATATTGAGATGCCCGGGCTGAATGGACTGGAGTTGGCGCGCCAACTCGGTCAGGCCGGTGTGGGCGCTCAAGTGGTGTTCGTGACGGCCTACGACGCGCATGCGATCGAAGCCTTCGAGGCCGGTGCGCATGACTACTTGTTGAAACCCTTGTCGCTGGCTCGGCTGTTGACGACCGTGACGCGCCTGCAGCAGCGATTGCTGCAGGTGCAGGCGCCACAGCCGGTCTTGGTGCCCCGCCGCACCGATCCACAGGTGGCAGCCGCACCGCTGCGCTGGATCAATGCCTCGGTGGGCGCCACCGTCAAGCTGCTGACGGTCGACGAGGTGCTGTACTTCCAAGCGGACACCAAGTACACGCGCGTGGTGTTGGCCGATGCCGAGGCCCTGATTCGAAAGAGCCTGAAGGAGTTGGTGGACGAGCTCGATCCGCAGCAGTTTTGGCAGATTCACCGCAGCACCCTGGTGAACCTGAGCGCCATTGCCAGCGCCTCGCGCGATCTGCGCGGCCGCCTGCATCTGCGGCTCAAGGAGCGGCCTGAGACGTTGTTGGTGGCCGAAAGCTATGCGCACCGCTTCAAGCAGATGTAGACCAATCTTTTGACTGGGATATCCGAGCACAGCTAGCATCGCCGCCTTCCCTGAAGGTTCCGGCCCATGACCAAACTACTTGACGCCACCTAAGCGCACCCCGCTTCATTGCGCGAGGAGCCCTCGCGCCTGCGTCATGTCGTTTGCCGGAGTCTGAGATGTTCAAGACCGCCCTGGCCGTGCTGAAGAAGCGCCTGGCCTTGCCCCCCGAGGATTTGTTGCGCGACCGCATTTACCGTCGCCTCTGGACCTCGATCCTCATTTCCTCCCTCGGAGGGCAAATCACCCTGCTGGCTCTGCCGCTCACGGCGGCGGTGCTGCTGCACGCCAGCCCGACGCAGATGGGTCTGCTGACGGCGATGGAGATTGCGCCCTTCGTGCTGTTTTCGCTGCCCGGTGGGGTGTGGCTGGACCGCGTGCGCAAGCTGCCGGTCTACATCGCCGGCGAGCTGACCATGGGCGCCGTGCTGCTGACCGTGCCCATTGCCCACTGGATGGGCTGGCTGAACATGGGCTGGCTTTATGGCGTGGCCTTCGTGCTGGGCACTTGCTACACCATTGCCGGCAGCGCCGCGCAGATCGTGCTGACCCAGGTGGTGCCGCGTGAGCGCCTGGTTGAGGCGCATGCCAAGAACGCGCTGGCCTCCAGCGGCCCCGAAGTGGTGGGTCCGGCGGTGGCGGGCCTGTTGATCAAGGTCGTGGGCGCACCGCTGGCGCTGGCGGTGGATGCGTTGATGCTGGTCTTCTCGGCCACCATCCTGCGCGGCGTCAAGGTCACAGAGCAATTGCTGACGCGCAGTGGCGCCAGTTTCAAGGAAGAGTTGGCGGTGGGCTTGCGCTTCGTGCTCAGTCAACCGCTGCTGCCCCTGTTGGCGGCCACGGTGGGCGGCTGGCAGCTTTGCCACAACGCGGCCCTGGTGGTGCAGATCTTGTTTGCCACCCGCGAGCTGGGCATGAGCAGCTCGGCCGTGGGCCTCTCCTATGTCGGTCTGGGCGTGGGGACGGTCCTGGCTTCGGTGTTCGGGCATCGCATCAGCGAGCGCCTGGGGCCCGGGCCCTGTCTGGTGGCCGGCATCGGCATCTCGGCTCTGGGCTGGGGCGTGCTGGCATTGGCGCCGCTGGGGCCTTGGGGGGTGGCGGCCTTTGCGGCCATGCTGAGTCTGTTCGGCGTGGGCGCGGTGCTGATCTTCATCAACTTCCTGAGCCTGCGCCAGGCGGTGACGCCGCAGCCTTTGCTGGGCCGCATGACCAGCACCATGCGCTGGCTGATCCTGTTGCCGGCTGGGCCGGGTGCTCTGCTGGGTGGTTGGTTGGGCGAGCACTTCGGCCTGCGCAGCGCCTTGGGCTTTGCCTGTGGTGCCGGCCTGCTGCTGGCGCTGGTGGCTTGGCGCAGTGCCCGCATCAGTGGCGTGCGTTCCTTGCCCACCATCGACCACGAGGCTGCAGCCGCAGCGGCATGAAATCAGGGCGCCGGTGGCGCCCTGATTTATTAGAACCGCTTGCCGAAGCCGATCGAGACCAGCAGCGGGTCGACCTTGAACTCGCCGACCTTGGCGCCGCTGGACTTGATATCGGTGCGGATCTGCACCTTCTTCACGTCGAAGTTCAGCAGCCAGCCGCCCGACATCGGCACGTCAAAACCGGCGCCGTAGGACAGGCCCATGCTGGAGCCCTCCACCGAGGGGTGCAGAGCGGCCTGGACGGCGGGGTCAAACTTGACCGATGAGAACAGGGTCAGGTTCACGCCCGCCCCCACATAGGGGCGGAAGCCCATGCCGGTGAAGTGGTACTGCAGCGACAGCGTGGGCGGCAAGTGCTTGAGGCTGCCGATCTTGGCGCCGGCTGAGCGGATGTCGTGCTTCTGCGGATAGGTCAGCACCAGTTCTGCCGCCAGATTGGGGCTGAAGAAGTAGCTGATGTCCAGCTCAGGGAAGGTCTTGTTGTTGACCGACAGGCCCAGGCCGGTGCTGTCCTTGTTGGCCGAATCCAGATGGAGCGCGCGGCCGCGCACGATCCAGTCACCGCTGTCCTGTGCCATGGCGGGGATGCTCAGGGCGGCAGCGGCCAGGGCGGTCAGCAGAAATTTGGCGTTCATCAAGTTCACTCCTGTGTCAGAAAAAGGGATAGGAGGGATTGAAGACGCCGCTCGGAATCAGTCGATTGACTCAGGTCAAACCCTTAACCACACAGATTTTGTGGTTAAGGCTGTCCATGATCTGGATCAGCCCAATGCGGAGGGGCGTGGCGGCCGGGCAACGAGCTTGGGCAGATCCATGCGGTCGGTGATCAACCCGTCAATGCCGGCGTCGATCAGGCGCTTGGCCTCGGTGGCCTCGTTCACGGTGTAGCAAAGCGCGCGCAGTCCGGCGCCATGCAGGGCCTGGATGCCCGCGCCATCCAGG
Above is a window of Inhella inkyongensis DNA encoding:
- a CDS encoding LytR/AlgR family response regulator transcription factor translates to MKPPTFTAVVAEDEDTLRQELIERLGQVWPELRIVAEAADGLTALRLVAAHRPSLVFLDIEMPGLNGLELARQLGQAGVGAQVVFVTAYDAHAIEAFEAGAHDYLLKPLSLARLLTTVTRLQQRLLQVQAPQPVLVPRRTDPQVAAAPLRWINASVGATVKLLTVDEVLYFQADTKYTRVVLADAEALIRKSLKELVDELDPQQFWQIHRSTLVNLSAIASASRDLRGRLHLRLKERPETLLVAESYAHRFKQM
- a CDS encoding MFS transporter, coding for MFKTALAVLKKRLALPPEDLLRDRIYRRLWTSILISSLGGQITLLALPLTAAVLLHASPTQMGLLTAMEIAPFVLFSLPGGVWLDRVRKLPVYIAGELTMGAVLLTVPIAHWMGWLNMGWLYGVAFVLGTCYTIAGSAAQIVLTQVVPRERLVEAHAKNALASSGPEVVGPAVAGLLIKVVGAPLALAVDALMLVFSATILRGVKVTEQLLTRSGASFKEELAVGLRFVLSQPLLPLLAATVGGWQLCHNAALVVQILFATRELGMSSSAVGLSYVGLGVGTVLASVFGHRISERLGPGPCLVAGIGISALGWGVLALAPLGPWGVAAFAAMLSLFGVGAVLIFINFLSLRQAVTPQPLLGRMTSTMRWLILLPAGPGALLGGWLGEHFGLRSALGFACGAGLLLALVAWRSARISGVRSLPTIDHEAAAAAA
- a CDS encoding OmpW/AlkL family protein — translated: MNAKFLLTALAAAALSIPAMAQDSGDWIVRGRALHLDSANKDSTGLGLSVNNKTFPELDISYFFSPNLAAELVLTYPQKHDIRSAGAKIGSLKHLPPTLSLQYHFTGMGFRPYVGAGVNLTLFSSVKFDPAVQAALHPSVEGSSMGLSYGAGFDVPMSGGWLLNFDVKKVQIRTDIKSSGAKVGEFKVDPLLVSIGFGKRF